A portion of the Acidisoma sp. PAMC 29798 genome contains these proteins:
- the tssC gene encoding type VI secretion system contractile sheath large subunit, giving the protein MVAGATSDELPLRDVVLAAAFLKRDADRAVERLVAFLGAGVSGLIDWFGAGRLAATRGNADWLRGVLDRDIVAIDRMIAAQLDAILHQPRLQRFEGSWRGLDWLVSGIDPSSRIRVRVLNMRWAELCDDLDRAPEFDQSNLFRKIYEDEFGRPGGEPFGLLVIDHEMSHRRARRLPTDGRPTDDVTALASLASLAAAAFAPVVVAASPNLLGVDQFEELALSLDPSAPLRDSDHGRWRSLAVSADLRFLCITLPRVLARPVWMADSARDGWHYEEYAPRPQDRVWSVSGYAFASIVIRAQAQFGWPADIRGVDADRVGGGLVPDLAREPYSTDRHGAWCRPSLDLVLTEKQDHLLVEAGIIPLNLLPHGSEAAFSAVRSMHAPPAPDSATRDATAMTANARLSSQINGMLCVSRFAHYLKVMGREMVGAFLTADEIERRLQAWLGSYTNGSSRGDAESRARHPLVSSKIRVVPDVAKPGTFGCIIHLQPHYQLDDIDTTFQLATEFVVPGAKMQT; this is encoded by the coding sequence ATGGTGGCAGGCGCCACGAGTGACGAGTTGCCGCTGCGCGATGTGGTGCTTGCCGCGGCATTTCTGAAACGTGATGCCGATCGCGCAGTCGAGAGACTGGTGGCGTTTCTCGGCGCTGGTGTCAGCGGCCTGATCGACTGGTTTGGAGCCGGCAGACTGGCGGCGACTCGGGGCAATGCAGATTGGCTGCGTGGTGTCCTGGATCGGGACATCGTGGCGATCGATCGGATGATCGCGGCTCAACTCGATGCGATCCTGCACCAACCCAGGTTGCAGCGCTTTGAGGGATCCTGGCGCGGTCTGGATTGGCTGGTCAGTGGCATCGATCCGAGCTCACGCATTCGGGTGCGCGTGCTGAATATGCGTTGGGCGGAGCTGTGTGACGACTTGGATCGGGCACCCGAGTTCGACCAGAGCAACTTGTTTCGCAAGATCTATGAGGATGAGTTCGGCCGCCCTGGCGGTGAGCCTTTCGGACTTCTGGTGATCGATCATGAGATGAGCCATCGACGCGCGCGGCGTCTTCCGACCGATGGTCGACCGACCGACGATGTGACGGCACTCGCATCCTTGGCATCGCTGGCGGCGGCGGCCTTTGCGCCCGTGGTGGTTGCAGCGTCGCCCAATCTTCTGGGTGTCGATCAGTTTGAGGAACTGGCTTTGTCATTGGATCCGTCTGCGCCTTTGCGGGACAGCGATCATGGACGCTGGCGCAGTCTGGCAGTGAGTGCGGACTTGCGCTTTTTGTGCATCACCTTGCCGCGGGTCTTGGCGCGGCCGGTGTGGATGGCGGATTCCGCGCGCGACGGCTGGCACTATGAGGAATATGCCCCCCGGCCCCAGGATCGCGTTTGGTCTGTCAGCGGCTACGCCTTTGCATCGATTGTCATACGGGCGCAGGCGCAGTTCGGTTGGCCGGCGGATATCAGGGGCGTGGACGCGGATCGTGTCGGCGGCGGGCTGGTGCCGGATCTGGCGCGCGAGCCCTATTCCACCGATCGCCATGGCGCGTGGTGTCGTCCGTCGCTCGATCTGGTGCTGACGGAAAAACAGGACCATCTTTTGGTAGAGGCCGGGATCATTCCGCTCAATCTTCTGCCGCATGGAAGCGAGGCCGCGTTTTCGGCGGTGCGCAGCATGCATGCGCCGCCGGCACCAGATTCGGCGACCCGTGACGCGACGGCAATGACCGCGAATGCCCGGCTCTCATCCCAAATCAACGGGATGCTCTGCGTCTCGCGCTTTGCCCATTATCTCAAGGTCATGGGCCGAGAGATGGTCGGCGCTTTCCTGACGGCGGACGAAATCGAACGCCGATTGCAGGCTTGGCTTGGTAGCTACACGAACGGAAGCAGCCGAGGGGACGCGGAAAGCCGCGCCCGCCATCCGCTCGTTTCGAGCAAGATCAGGGTTGTTCCGGATGTCGCCAAACCGGGAACCTTCGGTTGCATCATCCATCTGCAACCGCATTACCAGCTCGACGATATCGACACGACGTTCCAGCTCGCGACCGAGTTCGTGGTGCCTGGCGCGAAGATGCAGACCTAG
- the tssC gene encoding type VI secretion system contractile sheath large subunit — protein MSQSKVTPGAEVAATEASDLLQQVVSATRQTEPDRAQDLVRALIQQAQAGTVTFDRNLNRTLERAIAKIDQKLSEQLNEIIHDPRFLKLEGSWRGLNYLVQNSETGTMLKIRVLNASKRDLNRDLTRVVEFDQSLLFRKVYESEFGTPGGEPYGALIGDYEWGNHPDDIETLRLISNVSAAAFAPFISAAGANMFGFDNWSELSKPRDLAKIFDTVEYLKWRGFRDSEDSRFVSLVMPRVVARLPYGAQTKPIDEFAYEEAPLDAAETPLAMPHDEYCWMNAAYVMGTKLTEAFARYGFCTAIRGAEGGGKVDNLPTHIFQSDDGDMDAKCPTEIGITDRREYELSNLGFLPLCHYKNHDHAVFFGAQTAQKAKEYDRPEATANAKISARLPYIMATSRFAHYLKVMARDKIGSFMEAEDCEIWLNRWIKNYVNTNDNAGPESKAKFPLREARVEVREIPGRPGAYRAISYMRPWLQMEELTTSLRMVARIPEKA, from the coding sequence ATGTCGCAATCAAAAGTGACGCCCGGCGCCGAAGTTGCGGCGACCGAGGCATCGGATTTGCTGCAGCAGGTTGTATCTGCGACGCGCCAGACCGAGCCCGATCGCGCCCAGGATCTTGTCCGCGCCCTAATTCAGCAGGCGCAGGCCGGCACGGTGACCTTCGATCGCAACCTCAATCGCACGCTTGAGCGGGCGATTGCCAAGATCGACCAGAAGCTTTCCGAGCAGCTCAACGAAATTATCCACGACCCTCGGTTCCTGAAGCTTGAGGGAAGCTGGCGCGGCCTGAACTACCTCGTTCAGAACAGCGAAACCGGCACGATGCTCAAGATTCGGGTGCTGAATGCCTCCAAACGTGACCTGAATCGCGATCTGACCCGCGTGGTCGAATTCGACCAGAGCCTTCTGTTCCGCAAGGTCTATGAAAGCGAATTCGGCACGCCGGGCGGCGAGCCCTATGGCGCGCTGATCGGGGATTATGAATGGGGCAACCACCCCGATGATATCGAAACCTTGCGCCTGATCTCCAACGTTAGTGCCGCTGCCTTCGCGCCCTTCATCTCGGCGGCTGGCGCCAATATGTTCGGCTTCGACAACTGGTCGGAACTGTCCAAGCCACGCGATCTCGCCAAAATCTTCGACACTGTCGAATATCTGAAATGGCGCGGCTTTCGCGATAGCGAGGATAGCCGCTTCGTCTCCCTCGTTATGCCGCGCGTGGTCGCACGCCTGCCCTATGGCGCGCAGACCAAGCCGATCGACGAATTTGCCTATGAGGAAGCGCCGCTTGATGCAGCGGAAACGCCGCTCGCCATGCCGCATGACGAGTATTGCTGGATGAACGCCGCTTATGTGATGGGCACGAAGCTGACGGAAGCCTTCGCGCGCTACGGCTTTTGTACGGCCATTCGCGGCGCCGAGGGTGGCGGCAAGGTCGACAATCTGCCGACTCATATCTTCCAGTCCGATGACGGCGACATGGATGCGAAATGCCCGACGGAAATTGGTATCACCGATCGTCGTGAATATGAGTTGTCAAATCTCGGGTTCCTGCCCTTGTGCCATTACAAGAACCACGATCACGCGGTGTTCTTCGGTGCGCAGACGGCGCAGAAGGCCAAGGAATACGATCGTCCCGAGGCGACGGCCAATGCGAAGATTTCGGCCCGCTTGCCCTATATCATGGCGACCAGCCGTTTCGCGCATTATCTGAAGGTGATGGCGCGTGACAAGATCGGGTCCTTCATGGAAGCCGAAGATTGCGAAATTTGGCTGAATCGCTGGATCAAAAATTACGTCAATACCAATGACAATGCCGGACCTGAGAGCAAGGCGAAGTTCCCGCTGCGTGAAGCGCGTGTCGAAGTTCGTGAAATTCCCGGTCGTCCAGGGGCCTATCGCGCGATTTCGTATATGCGTCCGTGGTTGCAGATGGAAGAATTGACGACCAGCCTGCGGATGGTTGCTCGCATTCCCGAGAAGGCCTGA
- the tssB gene encoding type VI secretion system contractile sheath small subunit: MSASIHEKLSRVRRPRVHITYEVETEGAQVVRELPFVVGVLGDFSGDPTQPLRPLADRKFIQIDRDNFNEVMDRLTPGLNLVVPNKLVDDGTEIAVSLRFNAIEDFEPGRVLDQIPALKTLLETRNKLRDLMSKADRSEELELLLESILKDGGTMSKMSDQLDATEER; encoded by the coding sequence ATGAGCGCCAGTATCCACGAGAAGCTCAGCCGGGTGCGTCGCCCGCGCGTCCATATTACGTACGAGGTCGAGACCGAAGGCGCACAGGTGGTTCGCGAATTGCCTTTCGTTGTCGGCGTGCTCGGCGACTTCTCTGGCGATCCGACCCAGCCCCTTCGGCCCTTGGCGGATCGGAAATTCATTCAGATCGATCGCGATAATTTCAATGAAGTCATGGACCGGCTCACGCCTGGCCTCAATCTCGTTGTTCCCAACAAACTGGTGGATGACGGCACCGAAATTGCGGTGAGTCTGCGCTTCAATGCCATCGAGGATTTCGAGCCGGGGCGCGTTCTCGACCAGATTCCCGCGCTGAAGACTCTGTTGGAGACGCGTAACAAGCTGCGCGATCTCATGAGCAAGGCCGACAGATCAGAGGAACTTGAGCTATTGCTCGAGTCTATTCTCAAGGATGGCGGCACCATGAGCAAGATGTCAGATCAGCTTGACGCGACCGAGGAGCGCTGA
- the tssA gene encoding type VI secretion system protein TssA, producing the protein MNQKVDDVTSLDVLALLEPFGPEAPSGLDPRADTSPQSMYFRLRDARADARASERGSDHDGRNAGAEGQWRIVEENARRILRESGKDLEVAAWMTEASLRLHGLPGLAFGAQLMAGLMREFWSNGLFPSADEGGDEVRGIPLAGLNGVSGDGTLLQPLRMIVLFYRPDQTPITLWQYEQAEEVAGIGDAARKKKRLASGVLVLNDLESEAQLLGQEHLRALATDAAAALAWWQELARIAELALGRDAPPASRVGAILEKILRVASKLAPMTSGAAVADMQGPDTGTLLDHEDVCAIGDLPNGDARRPVTREDMLQNLLVVAEYFRTHEPHSPLAYTLEEAVRRGRLSLLELLLEVVPDAGMRGAILSQLGIRAAQE; encoded by the coding sequence GTGAATCAGAAGGTTGATGATGTGACATCGCTCGATGTACTAGCACTGCTGGAACCCTTCGGGCCCGAGGCGCCTTCAGGCCTCGATCCGCGCGCAGATACATCGCCGCAATCGATGTATTTCCGATTGCGTGACGCGCGCGCGGATGCGCGTGCCAGTGAACGTGGCTCCGATCACGATGGACGCAATGCGGGCGCAGAGGGTCAATGGCGTATCGTCGAGGAGAATGCGCGCCGAATCCTCCGCGAGAGTGGGAAGGATCTGGAAGTCGCGGCCTGGATGACGGAGGCGTCCCTGCGTTTACATGGTCTACCTGGCCTCGCATTCGGCGCGCAGTTGATGGCTGGCCTTATGAGAGAGTTCTGGTCGAACGGGCTTTTCCCCTCGGCGGATGAAGGCGGCGATGAGGTGCGCGGCATCCCGCTGGCGGGCCTCAATGGTGTCAGCGGTGACGGCACTTTGCTGCAGCCTCTGCGCATGATCGTTCTTTTTTATCGCCCGGATCAGACGCCGATCACGCTCTGGCAGTATGAGCAAGCCGAAGAGGTCGCGGGCATCGGGGATGCCGCGCGAAAGAAAAAGCGTCTCGCGTCAGGTGTGCTCGTTCTCAATGACTTGGAAAGCGAAGCTCAGCTTCTCGGTCAGGAGCACCTTCGTGCGCTTGCTACGGACGCCGCCGCAGCCCTGGCCTGGTGGCAAGAGCTCGCGCGCATTGCCGAGTTGGCATTGGGTCGTGATGCGCCACCGGCAAGCCGGGTCGGTGCCATTCTAGAAAAAATCCTGCGTGTGGCATCCAAACTGGCGCCGATGACATCGGGCGCTGCGGTTGCGGATATGCAAGGACCGGATACGGGAACGTTGCTGGATCACGAAGATGTGTGCGCAATAGGCGATCTGCCCAATGGAGACGCCAGGCGGCCGGTCACGCGGGAAGATATGCTCCAAAATCTTCTCGTGGTCGCCGAGTATTTCCGGACGCATGAGCCACACTCTCCGCTTGCTTATACATTGGAGGAGGCGGTGCGGCGCGGCCGCTTGTCATTGCTTGAGCTCTTGCTTGAGGTTGTGCCGGATGCCGGAATGCGGGGCGCGATCCTGTCACAACTCGGAATCCGTGCGGCGCAGGAATAG
- the tssH gene encoding type VI secretion system ATPase TssH: MATLDLSMLVTRLNATSRKSLESAAGLTVSRTHYNVEPEHWLLRLIEAQDADIPLVLRHFNVDEGHLVADLNTVLDGMKTGNGRSPSLSPEIVRLIKQAWLAASIGRDAAEIRSSDLLFALIDDEQLSAALRRAVPRLFRIDTTIDQASLEAILARSVESVGTRKPMTAAPGEATGPDASPGPHGPGAALETYTVDLTRRARNGQIDPIVGRDTEIRQIIDILTRRRQNNPILVGEAGVGKTAVVEALALRVAAGDVPQSLATAVIRTLDLGLLQAGAGIKGEFENRLRAVMRGVAASPFPVILFVDEAHTLIGAGGAPGAGDAANLLKPALARGEIRMIAATTWAEYKKYFEKDAALTRRFQPVIVGEPDEPAAIAMIRGLVSTLEAHHDIPILDEAVTAAVRLSARYIPSRQLPDKAVSLLDTACARVAMTQANAPAALEDVCRRLGLIETECGVLSREIALGGAHGDRMALLAAERNTLLERETTLTTRWESERTLVDDLRTSRQALLAAPPADEDGSARARYTDLRSQLSVLQGEQPLVFPVVDAQAVAEVVADWTGIPTGRMRSDEIRTILDLQSALARRIIGQDHALKAVTQAIQTSRAGLTDPRKPVGVFLMVGTSGTGKTETAMALAELLFGDEQTLTVINMSEFKEEHKVSLLMGSPPGYVGYGEGGILTEAVRRRPYSVILLDEMEKAHPGVQDVFYQVFDKGHMMDGEGRAIDFKNTIIIMTSNAASDMLTRLYADEETAPAPEALAGLLHDELAKVFKPAFLGRVKLVPYKPLNGSVLRGIVVLQLDRISQRFRARFATDLVFDPAVIEAVALRCTESAVGARAIEAILSDTLLPELSTRMLAQMSEGHVIETVAVDLDTTGAFRYALNRVS, translated from the coding sequence ATGGCGACCCTGGACCTGTCGATGCTTGTTACACGACTCAATGCCACGAGCAGGAAAAGCCTTGAATCCGCCGCGGGACTCACCGTGTCGCGCACGCATTACAATGTCGAACCGGAACATTGGCTGCTTCGGCTGATCGAAGCGCAGGACGCGGACATCCCTCTGGTGCTGCGGCACTTCAATGTCGATGAAGGTCATCTCGTTGCGGACCTTAATACCGTGCTGGACGGTATGAAGACCGGCAACGGACGCTCACCCTCGTTGTCACCAGAAATTGTTCGTCTCATCAAACAAGCCTGGCTCGCGGCATCCATCGGGCGCGATGCCGCCGAGATTCGCTCGTCTGATCTTCTGTTCGCGTTGATCGATGATGAGCAACTGTCCGCCGCCTTGCGTCGCGCCGTGCCCCGACTGTTCCGCATCGATACGACCATCGACCAGGCATCACTCGAGGCAATTCTCGCCCGAAGTGTGGAATCCGTCGGCACCCGGAAGCCGATGACGGCCGCACCGGGCGAGGCAACAGGACCCGACGCATCCCCCGGCCCGCATGGACCGGGTGCTGCGCTGGAGACCTATACGGTCGATCTGACGCGCCGTGCGCGCAATGGCCAGATCGACCCCATCGTCGGGCGTGACACGGAAATTCGCCAGATCATCGATATCCTGACGCGCAGGCGACAGAACAATCCGATTCTGGTCGGTGAGGCCGGGGTCGGAAAGACGGCCGTGGTTGAGGCCTTGGCGCTGCGCGTCGCCGCCGGAGATGTGCCGCAATCCCTGGCCACCGCCGTTATCCGCACGCTCGATCTCGGCCTCTTGCAGGCGGGCGCCGGCATCAAGGGCGAGTTTGAGAACCGCCTGCGTGCCGTGATGCGCGGTGTCGCGGCGAGCCCCTTTCCGGTCATCCTGTTCGTCGATGAGGCGCATACGCTCATCGGCGCCGGTGGCGCCCCCGGCGCGGGGGATGCCGCCAACCTCTTGAAGCCGGCCTTGGCGCGTGGCGAGATCCGCATGATTGCGGCGACAACCTGGGCTGAATACAAAAAATATTTTGAGAAGGACGCGGCACTGACACGCCGCTTCCAACCGGTCATCGTCGGCGAACCCGATGAACCCGCGGCGATAGCGATGATCCGCGGCTTGGTCTCCACCTTGGAAGCCCATCACGACATTCCCATCCTGGATGAGGCCGTAACGGCGGCGGTGCGCCTGTCTGCGCGCTATATCCCCAGCCGCCAATTGCCCGACAAGGCAGTCAGCCTGCTGGACACCGCCTGCGCGCGCGTGGCGATGACCCAGGCCAATGCCCCAGCAGCCCTGGAAGACGTCTGCAGGCGGCTTGGTCTAATCGAGACGGAGTGTGGCGTCTTGAGTCGCGAAATCGCCCTGGGCGGCGCCCATGGGGACCGCATGGCCCTTCTGGCCGCAGAACGGAACACGCTCCTCGAACGCGAGACCACGCTCACCACGCGCTGGGAGTCCGAGCGCACGCTCGTGGACGACCTTCGGACGTCCCGGCAGGCTTTGCTCGCGGCGCCCCCGGCCGATGAGGATGGTTCCGCGCGCGCCCGCTATACCGACTTGCGCAGCCAGTTGAGTGTCTTGCAGGGAGAGCAACCGCTGGTCTTCCCTGTGGTCGATGCGCAGGCCGTGGCCGAGGTCGTCGCAGATTGGACCGGCATCCCCACGGGCCGCATGCGGTCCGACGAAATTCGGACCATCCTCGATCTTCAATCGGCGTTGGCGCGACGCATTATCGGCCAGGACCACGCGCTGAAGGCCGTGACACAAGCGATCCAGACCTCGCGGGCCGGCCTCACCGATCCGCGCAAACCGGTCGGCGTGTTTCTGATGGTGGGCACCTCCGGCACCGGCAAAACCGAGACCGCCATGGCGCTCGCCGAGTTACTGTTTGGCGATGAGCAGACACTCACCGTCATCAATATGTCCGAGTTCAAGGAGGAGCATAAGGTCAGTCTCCTCATGGGCAGCCCGCCCGGCTATGTCGGATACGGCGAAGGGGGAATTCTGACGGAGGCTGTACGCCGCAGGCCCTATTCGGTGATCTTGCTTGACGAGATGGAGAAGGCCCATCCCGGCGTGCAGGATGTCTTCTATCAGGTCTTCGACAAGGGCCACATGATGGACGGCGAAGGTCGCGCCATTGATTTCAAGAATACCATCATCATCATGACGTCGAACGCGGCGTCGGACATGCTCACGCGTCTGTACGCGGACGAGGAAACGGCACCCGCGCCTGAGGCTCTGGCCGGGTTGCTGCATGATGAATTGGCGAAAGTCTTCAAGCCAGCATTTCTCGGGCGCGTTAAGCTCGTACCTTATAAACCTCTGAATGGCTCGGTTCTGCGCGGGATCGTTGTTCTGCAGCTAGACCGCATCAGCCAAAGATTTCGCGCGCGCTTCGCGACAGACCTCGTCTTCGATCCCGCTGTGATCGAGGCTGTCGCCCTGCGCTGCACGGAGAGCGCGGTCGGCGCGCGTGCGATCGAGGCAATCTTGTCCGATACGCTATTGCCGGAACTATCGACACGAATGCTCGCTCAGATGTCTGAAGGGCATGTGATCGAGACCGTTGCCGTCGATTTGGATACCACTGGCGCATTTCGATACGCACTGAACCGCGTATCGTGA
- a CDS encoding Hcp family type VI secretion system effector, translating into MAIYMQFPGCDGDVTESGHTSWIELTGFQWGVGRGISSAVGSSAERESTAPQVDEVTVNKDNDISTGKLMTQALSGHGATVQIDFTRTYKEAQEIYLTLILTNTIISHYSHQSRGDRPGETLALNFTKVQFTTKQMSPDGTQGSPDHVIYDLSTAQTS; encoded by the coding sequence ATGGCAATCTATATGCAATTCCCCGGCTGTGACGGTGACGTTACCGAATCAGGGCACACGAGCTGGATCGAGCTGACCGGCTTTCAGTGGGGCGTCGGACGCGGCATCTCAAGCGCCGTCGGCTCCTCCGCCGAGCGTGAATCGACCGCGCCGCAGGTTGATGAAGTCACTGTCAATAAGGACAATGACATTTCAACCGGCAAGCTGATGACCCAGGCGCTTTCGGGCCATGGCGCTACCGTGCAGATCGACTTCACGCGCACCTATAAGGAGGCGCAGGAGATCTACCTGACGCTCATTCTGACGAACACCATCATCAGCCATTACAGCCATCAGTCGCGCGGCGACCGCCCCGGGGAGACGCTCGCCCTGAACTTCACGAAGGTGCAGTTCACAACGAAGCAGATGTCCCCGGACGGCACGCAGGGCAGCCCGGATCACGTAATCTACGATCTGTCCACCGCCCAAACCTCCTAA
- a CDS encoding LysR family transcriptional regulator gives MKLRRVDLNLLVIVDALLDEAHVGRAALRLGLSQPAASNALARARALFGDPLLERAQPSGLRRTQRADAMRGPLRAALAELAVIVAAGPPELADLRGAVRLVASDVPGAALGAALTAELAKRAPGIDLIFHPWHAGDEVDRLQRGEVDLAITVASTTGNALRTEHFGTYPYSVLMRHDHPAAAVKTFDLDCWLAFSHVVVSGRGDRQGSVDAALARIGRHRRVATVLHALELLCDTDLLGAFPTGVMVSSASARLTSRPVPIALEPVSLHLVRHHRTDMDPAVTLVAELLRAVGPRARANSSV, from the coding sequence ATGAAGCTTCGTAGGGTCGACCTCAACCTCCTCGTGATCGTGGATGCGCTATTGGACGAAGCGCATGTAGGCCGGGCCGCACTTCGGCTCGGCCTATCCCAGCCAGCTGCATCGAACGCGCTTGCCCGGGCACGGGCGCTGTTCGGCGATCCACTGTTGGAACGGGCTCAACCGAGCGGGCTTCGTCGAACGCAGCGCGCTGATGCAATGCGTGGACCTCTGCGGGCCGCTCTAGCCGAACTGGCGGTCATCGTTGCGGCCGGGCCACCCGAGCTGGCCGATCTTCGCGGCGCAGTCCGGCTCGTCGCGTCCGACGTTCCCGGCGCCGCGCTTGGCGCCGCATTGACGGCTGAGTTAGCGAAGCGAGCACCGGGCATCGACTTAATCTTTCATCCCTGGCACGCTGGTGATGAAGTCGATCGACTTCAACGAGGTGAGGTAGACCTCGCCATTACCGTCGCGTCCACCACCGGCAACGCGCTGCGGACTGAGCATTTCGGCACATATCCTTATAGCGTGCTGATGCGACACGATCATCCGGCTGCAGCGGTCAAGACATTCGACCTCGACTGCTGGCTAGCCTTCTCCCATGTTGTTGTTTCTGGTCGCGGCGACCGGCAGGGGTCGGTCGACGCGGCGCTCGCTCGGATCGGGCGTCACCGACGTGTCGCGACAGTTCTGCACGCTCTGGAGCTATTGTGTGATACGGATTTACTGGGCGCGTTTCCGACCGGAGTGATGGTTAGTTCCGCTTCAGCGCGGCTGACCTCCCGTCCCGTACCAATAGCCCTTGAGCCGGTTTCGCTTCACCTCGTCCGGCACCATCGGACCGACATGGACCCGGCGGTGACGCTTGTCGCCGAGCTGCTGCGCGCGGTTGGGCCACGAGCGCGCGCCAACAGTAGCGTCTGA
- a CDS encoding SDR family oxidoreductase gives MKEAELVKDLLNIVIIGGSSGIGLATAQAAHLRGLRPIIVGRDRAKLAYAIDIIGPNATSVVADAMDRTALERVFSEIGTINHLVIAASGGRGAGAFASLAEKDLKAGFEGKFWAHWNAAQAALTHLESGGSITLITGASSRVAAPGTSGLAAINGALERMVPTLARELAPVRVNAVSPGVIDTPWWADKPIGMFDEASRRAPLKRAGRSDEVADAVLFLIGNAFVTGVVLDVDGGLHLT, from the coding sequence ATGAAGGAGGCTGAATTGGTTAAAGATCTCTTAAACATCGTGATCATTGGCGGATCATCTGGAATCGGCCTCGCTACTGCTCAAGCTGCACACCTAAGAGGCCTACGTCCGATCATTGTCGGACGGGACCGCGCGAAGCTTGCATATGCGATCGATATTATCGGTCCCAACGCGACGAGCGTTGTTGCGGACGCAATGGACCGGACGGCTTTAGAGCGGGTCTTTTCTGAAATCGGGACCATCAACCATCTGGTTATCGCAGCGTCGGGCGGGCGCGGGGCTGGGGCTTTCGCCAGCTTGGCGGAAAAAGATCTTAAGGCCGGATTCGAAGGAAAGTTTTGGGCGCATTGGAACGCCGCGCAAGCTGCACTGACTCATCTTGAGTCCGGTGGATCGATAACCCTGATCACGGGGGCGTCGTCTCGTGTCGCAGCTCCAGGGACATCAGGTCTGGCGGCAATCAACGGGGCACTGGAGCGGATGGTCCCGACTCTTGCACGCGAACTGGCCCCTGTCCGGGTCAACGCAGTGTCGCCTGGCGTTATCGATACTCCATGGTGGGCCGACAAGCCCATTGGCATGTTCGACGAAGCGAGCCGCCGCGCTCCGCTGAAACGGGCTGGTCGGTCTGATGAAGTAGCCGATGCTGTATTGTTTTTGATTGGCAACGCATTTGTGACAGGGGTCGTCCTAGACGTTGATGGCGGCCTCCACCTCACCTGA
- a CDS encoding ester cyclase — translation MTDIQTTNVADSNKRVVIDHFEGSINRREPDAISRTIAIDRYVDHDGPEGSSGSVEDGMRRMEAMFARFPDFHVDLLSVVAEGDMVVVRGVWSGTDAETSIRVAFRAFVQYRLEDGRIVERWATSTPPDPVQTRDLVW, via the coding sequence ATGACTGACATCCAAACAACGAACGTCGCGGACTCAAACAAGCGGGTGGTGATCGACCACTTCGAGGGATCGATCAACCGCAGGGAGCCCGATGCGATCTCGAGAACTATCGCGATAGACCGGTATGTGGATCATGATGGCCCTGAAGGTTCCAGTGGAAGCGTCGAAGACGGCATGAGGCGGATGGAAGCGATGTTCGCACGCTTTCCTGATTTTCATGTCGATCTGCTCAGCGTCGTTGCCGAGGGTGATATGGTCGTGGTCCGAGGTGTGTGGTCGGGGACGGACGCCGAGACTTCGATCAGGGTTGCATTCCGCGCATTCGTTCAATACCGCCTGGAAGACGGCAGGATCGTAGAGCGCTGGGCAACTTCGACACCGCCTGATCCAGTTCAGACCCGAGATTTGGTATGGTAG